In a single window of the Cucumis melo cultivar AY chromosome 11, USDA_Cmelo_AY_1.0, whole genome shotgun sequence genome:
- the LOC127151723 gene encoding uncharacterized protein LOC127151723 produces the protein MVTGLRRHKVIRTWRLRKSLQMIVRKCYVLRSLKYIIANVVDRNNGRIVAIASTVEHSIKGSLECGRSCNAKTAAVVGEVLAMRLKVDGLNRGKEEAFTQT, from the exons ATGGTTACTGGTTTGAGGAGGCACAAG GTGATTAGAACATGGCGTTTGAGAAAATCGTTGCAAATGATAGTAAGAAAGTGCTATGTGCTACGATCTTTGAAGTACATAATAGCTAATGTGGTAGATAGAAATAATGGACGGATTGTCGCAATTGCGTCCACAGTCGAACACTCCATCAAAGGCTCACTTGAATGTGGCCGGTCTTGCAATGCTAAGACAGCAGCCGTTGTTGGAGAGGTGTTGGCTATGCGACTCAAAGTCGATGGTCTCAACAGGGGCAAGGAAGAGGCATTCACGCAAACATAA
- the LOC103502993 gene encoding heavy metal-associated isoprenylated plant protein 3-like, producing the protein MGEKKNDDITTAVFKIDIHCEGCANKLRKSVREIPGVARVRADWEANKLTVIGKFDAAKLRDNLADKTKKKIDIVSSEGKKEKESAKKQDDEKPDKKTEDKKQPKDKEIPVTTATLKVELHCQGCIEKIYKVVSRTKGVEDMAIERQKDLVMVKGKMDVKALIENLEEKLKRKVAVVVPKKDKDDGAKGGDGGDKNKTGGEVAQEGGAMEGNRLDYVAVPVPGYGYGYGYGYGYGNGGFVGQHLPQPQPLLSPQMFSDENPNACSLM; encoded by the exons ATGGGCGAG AAAAAGAACGATGACATCACCACCGCCGTCTTCAAGATCGATATCCACTGCGAGGGCTGCGCCAACAAGCTCAGAAAGTCCGTCCGAGAAATCCCag GTGTTGCCAGAGTCAGAGCAGACTGGGAGGCCAATAAGCTTACGGTGATCGGAAAATTTGACGCGGCTAAGCTCCGAGATAATCTCGCTGataaaacaaagaagaaaatcGACATTGTGTCATCAGAAGGCAAGAAAGAAAAGGAGTCGGCGAAGAAACAGGATGATGAAAAACCGGATAAGAAAACAGAGGACAAGAAGCAGCCGAAAGACAAAGAG ATTCCGGTGACGACGGCGACGTTGAAGGTGGAACTTCACTGCCAGGGTTGCATCGAGAAGATTTACAAAGTTGTATCCAGAACAAAGG GAGTGGAAGACATGGCGATTGAGAGACAAAAGGATTTAGTAATGGTGAAAGGGAAAATGGATGTGAAAGCTTTGATTGAGAATTTGGAAGAGAAACTGAAGCGGAAAGTTGCAGTGGTGGTACCCAAGAAGGATAAAGACGACGGAGCAAAGGGCGGAGACGGCGGTGACAAGAACAAGACCGGAGGAGAGGTAGCTCAAGAGGGCGGAGCAATGGAAGGAAACCGGCTTGATTACGTGGCAGTTCCGGTTCCGGGTTATGGATACGGGTACGGATACGGATACGGGTATGGGAATGGTGGATTTGTTGGACAACATTTGCCTCAGCCTCAACCTTTGCTTTCGCCTCAAATGTTTAGCGATGAGAATCCAAATGCTTGCTCCCTTATGTAA